The genome window TATATACAGCCGCATCGTAGGCGATGCGATTCACCTGGGACCCCAACAAGAGTGAGAGGACCCGCCTCGAACGCGGCTTCGACTTCGATTTTGCCAGCGCAAGCTTCGCCGGGCGGACTGTCGAATGGGATGATGTCCGGCGCGACTACGGTGAGCGGCGCATCGTGGCGGTCGGGGCAACTCGAGGCAGGATCCTGACCATCTGCTATACCGATCGGATGCAAGCAGGAGAGCACGTCGAGCGTCGCATCATTTCAGCCCGAAGGAGTAACCCCCGTGAGAAGAAATCGTACGCGGCTGGTGGTGAAAACGGCTGACCAGCTGGGGCCGGGCTTCGCCGATTTCGCGCGTATGGACGCGATGACCGAGGAGGAGATCGAACGTACCTCTCCCCCGGAACTTGCCAATCTTCCTGATGATTTCTGGGTGGGTGGGAGAGTGGTCGAGCCCGTCATCAAGCTTCCGATCTCTATCCGAGTGGATGAGGACGTGCTCGACTGGTTTCGCAGCCAGGGTCCGCGCTACCAGACCAAGATGAACGCGGTGCTGCGCGCACATATGAAGGAGCATGCCAAGCCAGCGGCACGAAAGCCGGCGCCACGGAAGAAGCGCGCGAAGTCGTAAGCTTGTCAATACCGTTCGACGGCCATAGCATATGTAGAGCGGAGGACGAACCAATGGGCACACCGGCGAAGGGCCCGCGCCTCAGGCGCAAGAATGTCATTCTCGATCAGCGCAAGATCGATCGGGCCAAGCGTGTGCTGGGTGCGGCGACCGAGACCGAGACCATCAGTCGTGCCCTCGATGCCGTGGCTGAAATGGCACGATTCCAGGCCGAGGTCGACGCGGGGCTGGAGGGTCTGGTGGGCCGCGGTGGCTTCCTCGACGCCTTCAACACCGCGTTGTAGTCACCGGTGTTGCTCCTCGATTCGAATATCTACATCGCGGCGTTCAATGACTCGGCCTTCGGCAGGTCGTTTCGGGAATTCCATCGGGCGCAATTGCCGCAACTTCTCCTCAGTGCCGTGGTCGCCCACGAGTTGCTCGTGGGGGCCCGGACCCCGCGCAAGCTGCGTGACCTGACCCGGGGACTGCTCGAGCCGTTTCGCACAAGGCGGCGGCTGCACACTCCCGGATACTCGACCTGGCAGCTGGCCGCTGGCATCGACCGGCGCCTGCGGATCAGCGGCAAGTACGCCGCGAGCTTGGCGCAGCGGAGCTTCGCGAACGACCTCCTCATCGCGGCGACGGCACGCGAACTCGGCGCTACCATCGTGACCAGCAACCTCAGTGACTTCAGGCTGATCGCCGACGTCGTTCCCATCAAATTCGTCGCCCCCTGGCCGAGCTGAGGGTTGATGCGCCGCATTTTCGGATTCGCTTTCCTCATCATCACCGCCACGGCCAGCGCGCAGTCGCCGGCCCAGCGCGCGTGGCTCGATTCGGCTACCGCCAGCGCCCCGCAATGCAATAGCGGCACCGGTTCCCTCAAGCGACTCTGCGGTGGGCTCGCGGCCGTCCGGCGCGCGGCGGCCACTGGCGACGCCAGCGAGGCGTCGAAGTCGCTGCTGACCTTCGAACGCGCCGTCCTCGACGACCCCACCTGGCCGCTCGCCTGGTACGGCCTCGGCCTCGCCCGGGTGCAGGCGGCGCGCGCGAAGCTCATCGCGCACGAAGGTGCGTTGCAGCCGCTCGGGATGAGCTTCGAGGCCGGGGCAGGCTTCGCCCTGATCCGCGCGCTCACGCTCGACGTGAGCTACCTCCCCGCGGCCGAGGCGCTCGCGCTGATCTCGATTCCACGGGAAGGGGCGTCACGACTGGTCGAGCGGATCGCGATGCTGCGCAAACTGCGGCCCAGACTCACTGGGACTGCCGACTACAGTGCCGCGCAGGTCGAACTCAACGGTGGCGATCCCGATTCGGCGACCGCCTTCCTGCACGACGCCCTGCAGCGCACCGACATCGACAGTGGCGTGGTCCTCCTCGCGCTCGCACGCTCGCGCTATGCCGCGAAGGATCCGGTCGATGGGCGTAAGATGCTCATTCGCGGGGCGCGCGACAGTGCAAGTGCTTCGCGCGCGGCATACGCCCAGGAACTCAGCTGGGTCGCGACGCCGACCGAACTGCGGGAGTGGGATTCACTGCCATCGGCCGCGCGGGCCGACTGGCTCACGGCGTTCTGGAATACGCGCGATGTGAGCGATGGCCATGAGGACGGCGCGCGGCTGATCGAGCATTACCGGCGCTTTGAATACGCGATGAAGAATTACACGCTCCAGTTGCCGCGGACCGGCAAGCATCAGATCTCGCGTAGCTCGATGGCGGGGGACTATATCGACCTCGATGCCGTGGTGCGCGACGTGGGGCACGACGCCGACACGTCGGCGGCCGAGGCCGGGATCACCGAAATGGCGGCGAGCAAGCGCTTCTCGGGAACGGGGGCCGGGCTGGCACAGTTCCGCAGTCTCACGGTGGTCTTCGACGACCGTGGTGTCGTCTATATCCGTCAGGGACCGCCCGACCAGTTCGCGCGCACGGTGGGCGGCAAGGCGATCGAGGGGTGGCGCTACGATCGCGACGGCGGCACACCACTCGTCCTCTATTTCAAGGAAGAAGACTTCGATGGGCAGGCCGGCGCGTCGACGCTGACGCCGGAAATCCTGAGTTCGTATCCCCAGGAACGCGACCAACTCTGCCAGCTTGAGCCGGGCGACTGCACCTTTTCGGCGGATCCGCGCGTCACCACACTGGCGACCGGGCGCGATGTTGCGTCGCCGCGAAGCGGCTCGCCGCAGTCGCGCCTGCTGGCCGGGGCCGCACGCACCACGAGCACCGCGCGAGTCGCCGCCGCGGCGACGCGGGGGAAGGCCAACATCGATACGGTGACAACGACCGATCGCTTTGCGCGGAAATTTCCCCACCAGGTCGAGCCAGTCGTGCAACTTCTCTCGGTGCGCCAGGCAGTCGAGGGGACCCCGCGTCTGCTCGTGGTCTTTGCCATCCCCGGCGATCAGCTCGCCTCGCTTGCGCTCGCCGAAGCGGGCGGTCGCACCGGCTATCCGGTGCACTTCGTGGTGAGCGCAGCACGTCATGGCGATGGCCGGCGCTTCGTGATGGATACAATCCGCAACTTCGCGACGCCACACCCGCTCAAGGCGGGCGAATTCCTGAGCGGAATGCTCGAATTGCCGATCGAACCGGGCGACTACACCGGCTCGCTGCTGATCTCGCAGCAGGATGGCCGTGGAGCCGTGGCACGGCTCGGCCGGATCACGGTGATCGGCAGCAGGCAGCAACTGGCGATCAGCGATGTGGTGCTTGGCGTGGCCGGCAGCAAGACCCACTGGAACTCCGGGAGCAGCGAGGTTTCGCTCAATCCGATGAATGCGTTCAGCAGTGGCGGCGAGGCCGAACTTTACGGCCAGCTCAGCGGGATGAAGTCGGGCCAGGACTACGTACTCACCTTCGAGGTCTTCCGCGCCGACGATGCGGTTGGGAAGAAGCCGCGGCTCGCGATTTCCTTTCCACAGACGGCGCGCGACGGGCTGGTCGAGATCCAGCGGAGCGTCGGGCTCAAGAGCCTCGATCCCGGGCGCTATCGCGTGAAGGTCGCGATTGCGGGTGCCGGTGAAAGTGCCTTTGCGATGACGGTGCTGACGGTGGTGAAATAGCTGCGCTGAGGCCCGGCTTGACTGTCGCGATGGCCGGGTCGCAGTAGATTCAGGACGCTGGCTTCCCGGCAGTTCGGACCCCCGACCGGACCCACGATGCGTCCACCGCTGGCCATCGCTCTCCTCTTCATCACCTCCGCCGCGAGCGCGCAGTCGCCGGCGCAGCGGGCGTGGCTCGACTCCGCCACCACCAGCGCCCAGCCGTGTACCACTGGCACCGGCTCGCTCAAGCGACTGTGTTCCGGGCTCGTCGCCGTGCAGCGCGCCGCAGCTACTGGCAATTCCGGCGACGCCTCGAAGGCGATGGCCATCTTCGAGCGTGCCGTCCTGGATGACCCCACCTGGCCGCTCGCATGGTACGGCCTCGGCCTCGCCCGGGTGCAGGCGGCGCGCGCGAAGCTCATCGCGCACGAAGGCGCCTTGCAGCCGCTCGGCGTCAGTTTCGAGGCCGGGGCGGGGTACGCCCTCGTCCGCGCGCTGACCCTCGACATCAACTATCTCCCTGCTGCCGAGGCACTCGCGCTGATCTCGATTCCGCGGGAAGGCGCGTCGCGACTGGCCGAGCGGGTGGCGATGCTGCGACGGGTACGTCCGAAGTTGTCGGGAACGGGTGCGTATGGTGCCGCGCAAGTTGAGCTCACCGGTGGCGATCCCGACTCGGCCACGGCGTTCCTGCGCGACGCATTGCGGCGCAGTGATATCGACAGCGGGCTGGTGCTCCTCTCGCTTGCGCGGGCACGCTATGCCGCAAAGGATCCCACCGAGGGGCGACAGCTCCTGATTCGTGGCACGCGCGACAGCGCGAGTGCGTCGCGCGCGGCCTACCGCCAGGAACTCAAATGGGTCGCCACGCCGGCGGAGATGGTGGAGTGGGATTCGCTTCTGGCGAGCGCGCGTCCGGAATGGCTCACGGGGTTCTGGGGCACTCGCGATGTGAGCGATGGACAGCAGGATGGGGCGAGGCTGGTGGAGCACTACCGGCGGTTTGAGTATGCCATGAAGAGCTACACCCTCGAACTGCCACGCACGGGCAAGCACAGGATCTCGCGGAGCTCGATGGCGGGCGACTACATCGATCTCGATGCCGAAGTCCGTAGCACCGAATTCGCGACGGGTGACGATCCCGCGGCGGCGGCGATTGCTGATGCCCAGCAGCTCAAACGGATGTACGGCGGCGCAGGCAACCTGCGGCAGTTCAAGAGCAGCACGATCGTCTTCGATGACCGCGGTTTCGTGTATATCCGACAGGGTCCACCGGATCATTTCGCTCGGACGGTGGGCGGGCAAGCCATTGAAGGGTGGAGCTATGAGCGTGACGGCGGCACGCCGCTGGTGCTTTACTTCAAGGAGGAGGACTTCGACGGTCAGGCCGGCGCGAGCGCACTGACACCGCAGATCCTCACGAGCTACCCCCAGGAGCGTGGGCAACTCTGTCAGCTCGACCCAGCTACTTGCCCGTTTTCGGCGGACCCGCGCGTCACGACGCTTGCGACCTATGGAGGTAGGACGCCGTCGCCTCAGCGCAGGATGCTGGCGGGCGCCGCGGGCACGACCAGCAATATCAGCGTTGTCGCCGCTGCGACGCGTGGCAAGGCGAGCATCGACACGGCGACTTCGACCGATCGCTTCGCGCGGCGGTTCACGCGGGCCGTGACGCCGACGGTGCAGATCCTCTCGGTTCGACAGGCCGTCGACGGTACCCCACGGATGCTCCTGGTCTTTGCCCTGCCGGGGGAGCAATTATCGAGCGTGGCCCTCGCCGAGGCAGGTGGTCGCACCGGGTATGCGGTGCATCTCGTGGCCAGTGCCGCGCGCCACGGCGATGGCCGGCGGTTCGTGATGGATACGATCCGCAACTTCGCGACGCCACACCCGCTCAAGGAGGGAGAGTTTCTCAGCGGGATGCTCGAATTGACGATCGAGCCCGGCGACTACACCGGCTCGCTGCTGATCTCGCAGGAGGATGGCCGTGGCGCCGTCGCGCGACTCGGTAGGGTCGTGGTGAAGGGGAGTAAGGGAGGGCTCGCGATCAGCGATGTTGTGCTGGGGGTCGCCGGTAGCAGAACGCAGTGGAACTCGGGGAGCAGTCTGGTGCCACTCAATCCGATGAATGCGTTCCGCAACGGCGGCGAGGCCGAACTCTACGGCCAGCTCAGCGGCATGAAGCCGGGCCAGGACTACGTGCTCACCTTCGAGGTCTTCCGCGCCGACGATGCGGTTGGGAAGAAGCCGCGGCTCGCGATTTCCTTTCCGCAGACGGCGCGCGACGGGCTGGTCGAGATCCAGCGGAGCGTGGGGTTGAAGAGCCTTGATCCAGGGCGCTATCGCGTGAAGGTCGCGATCGCGGGCGCCGGTGAAAGTGCCTTTGCGATGACGGTGTTGGCGGTGGTGAAGTAGTGGTCGCTGCGCCCCTTCGCATCGCCGCAGCGCTCTGCGTTCTGGGCACCATCGAACTCGGCGCGCAATCGCTGCCACGCCTCGAGCCACTTCCCGTCACGCCGATGCTTCAGGCCCTGGACTACCGCGCCGATGGCGGGCTCGCGATTGATCGTGCTGGCTGCCTCATCCTCTACAACTCCGACGCTCACTCACTTACCTGCATCGACCCGCGCAACGGCGCGTTCCGCTCCGTGGGGCGCGAAGGCTCTGGGCCCTCAGAATTCCGGCTGGTGACGTCGATGGTCGCGGCGTCTGATGGTGGGGCAATCGTGTACGACGCGGGCAACGCCCGCTTCGCGCTGCTCTCGTCTGGATGGCGCGTGACGGCCACCGTTCCGCACACTCCCGTCCTCGCCCTACTCGGCACGCCACGCGATTCGGTCCTCGCACTCACCCTGCCGGCAGCCACGGCCTCGGATCTCGTCGCCATCTCGCTGCGCACCAAGGTGGTGACTCGTCGCTTTTCGCCGAGTGACGTCGATTCGCTCAAGCGCTTCGTCGACCCGGCGGTCCAGAACGGGCCGTGGGCCAAGTCCATCGTGCCGCGACGCGCCGGTGGCTGGTTCATTCCGGCGCAGCGCGAGTACGTGGTATTCGTCGCCGATGCCAAGGGAGTCAAGCAGCGCCAGTTCGGCCGACCGGAACTGCCACCGGAGTTGCCGAACGCGCAGGAGAAGGAGGCGATCGAGGCGCAGTTCACGCGCAATACGGCGAATGTCACCCCGGAAGTGAAGAAGAGTGTCCGGCAGATCTTCGACCAGATGCTCAGGCGCCCCAAGGCCGCGATGGTGGTGGGTGCCATGGCAGAGGATGCGCAATCGCGCGTGTGGGTTGGCACCACGCGCATCCGTAACGACAGTAGCGAGGTCGACGTCTTCAACGCCGCCGGGAAATATCTCAGCACGGTGCGTCTGCCAGGCAAGATCCAGCGGCTGTTGATCCAGGGCGACGAACTCTTCGCGCTCTACGAGTGGCTCGGCAGCGCACGCGAGGGGATGCAGGGTGTGGGGCGGTATCGTGTACGGTAGGCCCCGGAAGCCGAGGTTCGAATCCTCTATCGCTTAGTGCTTCAGTCGCACAATCACCGGCACCTGCCTCCCCAGCGCATCCTCCCGAATGCCGATCAGTCGATCGTCGCCGAGGTAGCCCATGATCGGGAAGTCGCGTTCCTCGACGCTGCCGAGCAGTGCGCCAGTGCCGGGATCGAGGATCTCGATGGTCTCAGAGATGTATTTCATTCCGTCGGCAGGAGCCATCAACTTGCGGTCGGGTGCTGGATTGGGCTTCCAGTCGACCCTGGCCCGCCGCATGATGACCAGCAAATGCCCGTGCGGGTCGCGGTGGATCGCGAGAATCGTCGTCGCCGGGCGCTCGCGGTCGATGCTCTCGGGATCGTGATCAAGGGGTGGAAACCACACACGCTGCAGTGCAAAACGGCGTAGAAGCGCGCCGCTGGTCGATCGCAGTTCGATCTCGTAACGGTCGCTCCGCGCGACCCAGAAGCTGGTATCACTCTCGCGCGCCAGTTCCCGAAAGAATGACGCAAAGTGGTTGGGCGCCTCGGATGCCGGGGCCTCCCCGAACGAGCGGACGATGCGGCCATCTGGGGCAATCAGGTGGAGCGGTTTTCCCTGCTGCGTCGGGTCGCCAATCCGCTGCGTCACGACCAGGGTATCGCCCCGAAGGAGAATCGCGTTGCGCACGCCAGAGATGGTGCTGGGGATATCGCGCAGGAAGCGACCGGTCGAGTCGAAGGTATGCCACTTTCCGAATCGGTCTGTGATGAAGAGACGACCGCTCTCGGCAATCAGCCCTCCAGGCTCCCGCATCTCGCCCGGTCCATCGCCAATGCGGCCGATCACCCGGACGAAGCGACCGAGCGAGTCGAGCTGCTCTACCAGCCCCGAGAGGGCCTGTGCGCTGAGGTAAAAGCCACGATTCGGCGCTGGAGCAACCAGAAATGGCTGGCTGCCATCGACCGAGTCCCCCACGGCGGTCGCAATGATTTCGAGCGACACTTCCTTGGCCGCGGGTTGCGGTGCAGGAATGCCAGCACACGCCGCAGCAGCAATGATCAGGAAAGGAAGGCAACGGGGCACGCAGGCTCCGGGGGTGAGCAAGGATGCCGGAATCTACCGCCCAGCTACCTTTCTCAAGAGCCGGACCACCCCCCACGGAGACCCGAGCGTGACGTCGTGAAAGACGAGCAGCCCAAAGGACCATTCCCGATCCTCGTCTTCGTCTACGTCGTGATCTTCTGGATCGTGAACGCCGCGATGACCAGTCTGCTCGATGCCGACAACGACCAACTCACCGGCCTCCCCCTCTTCGCCGTCTCCTTCTTCGTCGGCAGCGCCTCGGCCCTCTTCGATGTCTGGAAGTCCGCCCCCGACCGCCGCCGCGACCGCATCCTCTTCGTCTGCGCGAGCGCCGTCCTCTGGCTCGGCGTCGGGGTCATCGACTACACCGGCCCGCGCCACTCCGACAACGTGCTCAGCACCGGCCTCGCCGAATCGGTCGGCTGGATCGGCTTCGAGTTCCTCTCCGGCCGGGCCCGCGCCATTCGCGCCCGCCGCCGCGCCAAACGAGACGAATAGCGCCTGATTTGTGCGCGAAATTGCCTTGCCCCGCTCCAAAGTCGTTCTAGACCCGGGTTGCCGCGCCGGGGCAATTTTCGGGATGACAACTCTCCGCTTCCTCGCGCGCGCCGCTCTCCCGCTGCTGCTTATCGCCACGGCAGCCCACGCCGCGCCCGCACCGGCCAGGCTCCGCTTCACCGTGAACCTCAACGATCGCGCCGACACCCTCTTCAAGGTGTCTCTGCGCGTCGACAAGCTCACGGCGGCGAACGACGTCTTCCAGTTCGCTGCCACCGCGCCCGGCACCTATCAGGTGATGGACATCGGGCGCTTCGTCCACGAGTTCCACGCTTACGATGCCGCGGGCCGCGAGCTCTCGACGAGTCATATCTCGACCAACCAATGGAAGCTCTCGTCGCCCGAGCGCGTCCGCGAAGTGCGCTACACCATCGAACCGACCTGGACCACCCACATCGCCGAACACCGCGTCTACCGGATGTGCGGCTCGTCGCTGAGCGCCGATCACTCGTTGATGAATGGCCAGGCGCTCTTCGTGATGCCACACGGAATGCAGGCGGTGCCGATCTCGGTGAAGCTGCTCGCGCCGCGCGACTGGAAGGTGAGCACCTCGCTCCGCCTTTCT of Gemmatimonadota bacterium contains these proteins:
- a CDS encoding type II toxin-antitoxin system VapC family toxin, whose protein sequence is MLLLDSNIYIAAFNDSAFGRSFREFHRAQLPQLLLSAVVAHELLVGARTPRKLRDLTRGLLEPFRTRRRLHTPGYSTWQLAAGIDRRLRISGKYAASLAQRSFANDLLIAATARELGATIVTSNLSDFRLIADVVPIKFVAPWPS
- a CDS encoding BrnT family toxin — protein: MRFTWDPNKSERTRLERGFDFDFASASFAGRTVEWDDVRRDYGERRIVAVGATRGRILTICYTDRMQAGEHVERRIISARRSNPREKKSYAAGGENG
- a CDS encoding BrnA antitoxin family protein, with translation MRRNRTRLVVKTADQLGPGFADFARMDAMTEEEIERTSPPELANLPDDFWVGGRVVEPVIKLPISIRVDEDVLDWFRSQGPRYQTKMNAVLRAHMKEHAKPAARKPAPRKKRAKS